One genomic segment of Pirellulales bacterium includes these proteins:
- a CDS encoding RHS repeat-associated core domain-containing protein translates to MATFEYDGLNRRIRKIVDLGSGDTRKHDYYQSEQNQVIQELAYLQPDNTRVEWHEMVWHPYYVDALAARYYNNNSTSTYYFALHDANFNVTGMITASAAVQEHYGYTPYGQATVYNSSYGSPTGTSAIKQKNLYTGRQLDPETLLYDYRARYYHPTLGRFVGRDPIGYDAGDMNLYRYVGANPPNALDPTGERWIECECTCQTFTWGFGFSIETRHAQIDCIGMGGPKSCCKKACSRLNWFRDKLNQRTCFPEAGDPWNLVDAPTPSVSPDYSLCLRCFWPILRCELKSAACIGTGAGSAVGCAEVCKTGNTYLCVACIAAATEGTLAVCEDALNCWKNVVAQGCIPTF, encoded by the coding sequence GTGGCCACGTTCGAGTACGACGGCCTGAACCGGCGGATTCGGAAAATCGTCGATCTCGGCTCCGGCGACACCCGCAAGCACGATTACTACCAGAGCGAGCAGAACCAGGTCATCCAGGAGCTGGCCTATCTGCAGCCGGACAACACGCGAGTCGAGTGGCACGAAATGGTCTGGCATCCCTACTACGTCGATGCCCTGGCCGCGCGGTACTACAATAACAACTCGACCAGCACGTATTACTTCGCGCTGCACGATGCCAATTTCAACGTCACAGGAATGATCACCGCCTCTGCCGCGGTCCAGGAGCACTACGGCTACACGCCCTACGGCCAGGCCACGGTCTACAATAGCAGCTACGGCAGCCCGACCGGCACGTCCGCCATCAAGCAGAAGAATCTTTACACCGGCCGCCAGCTCGACCCCGAGACGTTGCTCTACGACTACCGGGCGCGGTATTATCATCCCACGCTCGGCAGGTTCGTGGGCAGGGATCCGATTGGGTATGACGCAGGGGATATGAATCTGTATCGTTACGTTGGAGCTAATCCACCAAATGCTTTAGATCCAACAGGTGAAAGGTGGATTGAATGCGAATGTACTTGCCAGACTTTCACATGGGGTTTCGGATTTTCAATTGAAACCCGTCATGCTCAGATCGATTGTATCGGAATGGGAGGACCAAAGAGTTGTTGTAAAAAGGCCTGTAGTCGATTGAATTGGTTCCGCGATAAGCTTAATCAGAGGACATGTTTCCCAGAAGCGGGGGATCCATGGAATCTAGTTGATGCTCCAACACCATCTGTTTCCCCTGATTATTCACTTTGCTTGCGTTGTTTTTGGCCAATTCTACGATGCGAGTTGAAATCCGCTGCTTGCATAGGAACGGGAGCTGGCTCGGCCGTTGGATGTGCAGAGGTATGCAAGACTGGAAACACATATCTATGTGTAGCATGCATTGCAGCTGCGACGGAAGGTACTTTGGCTGTCTGCGAAGATGCATTGAACTGTTGGAAAAACGTTGTTGCACAAGGATGTATCCCAACATTTTGA